A single Mobula hypostoma chromosome 26, sMobHyp1.1, whole genome shotgun sequence DNA region contains:
- the LOC134338183 gene encoding gastrula zinc finger protein XlCGF26.1-like, protein MSFTCSDRGKGFILSSHLTTHQRVHTEQTPSTCSVCGKQFTQLCNQQAHQSDHNGERPFMCSDCGKAFTQSSYLQTHQQVHTGERPFTCSDCGKGFTRSSHLQTHQRVHTGERPFTCSDCGKGFTRSSDLLAHQSIHTGEKPFTCSDCGKAFTRLFHLQTHQRIHTGERPFTCSDCGKGFTRSSQLKEHKQIHTGERPFTCSDCGKGFPRSFQLKVHQRVHTGERPFICSDCGKGFTQSSQLKVHQRIHTGERPFICSDCGKGFTRSSHLQTHQSIHTGEMPFVCSDCGKRFPRSFQLKVHQRVHTGERPFICLACGKGFTQSSQLKVHQRVHTGERPFICSDCGKGFTRSSHLLVHQSVHIGERPFACSDCGKAFTRLSHLQTHQQVHTGERPFTCSECGKGFTRSSDLLAHQLVHTGERPFTCSDCGKAFTRSFHLQTHQRVHTGERPFICSDCGKAFTQSSQLKEHKQVHTGERPFTCSDCGKGFTRSSHLLAHQSVHTGERPYTCSDCGKGFPQSSHLRAHQSIHTGMRPFTCLDCGRRFSQSSQLKLHQRVHTGERPFICSECGKGFTRSSHLLAHQSVHTGEKPFTCSVCGKGFTQSFQLKVHQRVHTGERPFTCSECGKGFTRSSHLMTHYRVHTGEKV, encoded by the coding sequence atgtcgttcacctgctcagaccgTGGGAAGGGATTTATTCTGTCATCCCACCTAacgacacaccagcgagttcacactgagcAGACTCCATCaacctgttctgtgtgtgggaaGCAATTCACTCAGTTATGCAACCAACAAGCACACCAATCAGATCACAATGGGGAGAGACCTTTCAtgtgttcagactgtgggaaggcattcactcagtcatcctacctgcagacacaccagcaagttcacactggggagagaccattcacttgttcagactgtgggaagggattcactcggtcatcccacctgcagacacaccagcgagttcacactggggagaggccattcacttgttcagactgtgggaagggattcactcggtcatcagACCTATTGGCACATCAgtcaattcacactggggagaagccgttcacctgctcagactgtgggaaggcattcactCGGCTATTTCACCTGCAGACACACCagagaattcacactggggagaggccgttcacctgctcagactgtgggaagggattcacccgGTCTTCTCAACTCAAGGAACATAAgcaaattcacactggggagaggccgttcacctgctcagactgcggcaAGGGATTTCCTCggtcatttcaactgaaggtacaccagcgagttcacactggggagaggccatttatCTGCtcggattgtgggaagggattcactcaatcatctcaactgaaggtacatcagcgaattcacactggggagaggccattcatctgctcagactgtgggaagggattcactcggtcatctcacttacagacacaccagtcaattcacactggggagatgcCATTCGTCTGCTCAGATTGCGGGAAGAGGTTTCCTCGGTCATTTCAACTGAaagtacaccagcgagttcacactggcgagaggccattcatctgcttagcctgtggaaagggattcactcagtcatctcagctgaaggtacatcagcgagttcacactggcgagaggccgttcatctgctcagactgtgggaagggattcactcggtcatctcacctATTggtacaccagtcagttcacattggggagaggccattcgcctgctcagactgtgggaaggcattcactCGGTTATCCCACCTACagacacaccagcaagttcacactggggagaggccattcacctgctcagaatgtgggaagggattcactcggtcatctgacctactggcacaccagttagttcacactggggagagaccattcacctgctcagactgtgggaaggcattcactCGTTCATTCCACCTgcagacacaccagcgagttcacactggggagaggcctttcatctgctcagactgtgggaaggcattcactcagtcatctcaactgaaggaacaTAAGCAAgtacacactggggagaggccgttcacctgctcggactgcgggaagggattcactcggtcatctcacctactggcacaccagtcagttcacactggggagaggccgtacacctgctcagactgtgggaagggatttcctCAGTCATCTCACCTACGGGCACACCAGTCAATTCACACTGGAatgaggccattcacctgcttagaCTGTGGGCGGAGATTCagtcagtcatctcaactgaagctgcatcagcgagttcacactggagagaggccgttcatctgctctgagtgtgggaaaggattcactcggtcatctcacctattggcacaccagtcagttcacactggggagaaaccattcacctgctcagtctgtgggaagggattcactcaatcatttcagctgaaggtacatcagcgagttcacactggggagaggccgttcacctgctctgaatgtggaaagggattcactcggtcatctcacctTATGACACACTACCGAGTTCATactggggaaaaagtttaa